A region from the Dermacentor andersoni chromosome 11, qqDerAnde1_hic_scaffold, whole genome shotgun sequence genome encodes:
- the LOC126539200 gene encoding dihydropyrimidinase-like isoform X1, with the protein MQSAQTRLLIKGGKVVNDDMMADADVFIEDGVIKQVGKDLSVPAGTRTIEANGMYVMPGGIDCHVHFEFFFMGTRTADDFYTGSKAALAGGTTMIVDFVTKKSPSMSLLEAYEDYRSRADERICCDYGLSVILDDYNENVLREMETLTKEKGVNAFKMFMAYKGTLMMEDHKLIQALKACSKLGALARIHAENGDIIYENQSKLLCMEVTGPEGHLYSREEEVEAEATHRAIVLANQVNCPLYVVHVMSKSAAEVILRKRAQGCVVFGEPITAGLGTDGSHYFNRCWKHAAAHVLSPPLRPDPSTRGYLMDLLASGELQTTGSDHCTFTTTQKSIGQDDFTRIPNGVNGVEERMGVVWENGVNTGKLDPCKFVAVTSANAAKIFNIYPRKGRIQAGSDADVVIWDPEKEHVFSAQTHQSASDFNILEGFRCRGAPVFVISQGRVVVENGEVHAAKGVGKFIPMAPNCSYVYSAVRQREASIPRKIDRSAPTPEPETVEEPPVSPANAAPATQSTPPPAPYYKEPLYPATPREFHSRPLTRSGCRNLQDSTFSLSGAQIDDDKGSRAAIRVHNPPGGRSSGIW; encoded by the exons ATGCAGAGTGCACAGACAAGGTTGCTGATCAAGGGCGGCAAGGTTGTCAACGATGACATGATGGCCGATGCTGACGTCTTCATTGAAGATGGCGTCATTAA GCAGGTGGGCAAGGACCTGTCCGTGCCTGCTGGGACTCGTACTATAGAAGCCAATGGGATGTACGTCATGCCAG GTGGCATCGACTGCCATGTCCACTTCGAATTCTTCTTCATGGGAACACGCACTGCCGATGACTTCTACACAGGCAGCAAGGCAGCACTTGCCGGAGGAACCACCATGATTG TCGACTTTGTCACCAAGAAGTCTCCCAGTATGAGCCTGCTTGAAGCCTACGAAGATTACCGAAGCAGGGCTGACGAGCGCATCTGCTGCGACTATGGCCTTTCGGTTATCCTCGATGACTATAACGAGAATGTCCTCAGGGAGATGGAAACACTGACCAAGGAGAAAG GCGTGAATGCCTTCAAGATGTTCATGGCCTACAAAGGTACACTCATGATGGAGGATCACAAGCTCATCCAGGCACTCAAGGCGTGTAGCAAACTGGGAGCACTGGCTCGCATCCATGCCGAGAACGGCGACATTATTTACGAG aaccaaAGCAAGCTGCTTTGCATGGAGGTTACTGGTCCAGAAGGCCATCTCTACAGCCGAGAAGAAGAG GTGgaggctgaggcaacacaccgGGCTATTGTGCTGGCCAACCAGGTGAACTGCCCGCTGTACGTGGTGCACGTCATGAGCAAAAGCGCCGCCGAGGTGATTCTGCGGAAGCGCGCTCAAGGCTGCGTAGTGTTCGGCGAGCCCATTACAGCGGGCCTGGGCACTGATGGCAGCCACTACTTCAATCGATGTTGGAAGCACGCAGCCGCGCACGTCCTGTCGCCCCCTCTGCGGCCTGATCCGTCCACCCGAGGTTACCTCATGGACCTGCTCGCCAG TGGAGAGCTGCAGACGACTGGTTCAGACCACTGCACCTTCACTACCACCCAGAAGTCGATCGGTCAGGACGACTTCACCCGCATTCCAAATGGAGTCAACGGCGTTGAAGAACGAATGGGTGTTGTGTGGGAGAATGGAGTG AACACCGGAAAGTTGGATCCCTGCAAATTTGTGGCCGTCACCAGTGCCAATGCTGCAAAGATCTTCAACATCTATCCGCGGAAG GGCAGAATCCAGGCTGGTTCTGATGCAGACGTTGTGATCTGGGACCCCGAAAAGGAGCACGTCTTCTCGGCCCAGACTCACCAGTCTGCCAGTGACTTCAACATTCTCGAGGGATTCCGGTGCCGAGGTGCTCCGGTTTTCGTCATATCTCAGGGGCGAGTCGTCGTTGAAAATGGAGAAGTGCATGCTGCCAAGGGCGTCGGCAAGTTCATCCCGATGGCGCCCAACTGCAGCTACGTCTATTCAGCTGTCCGGCAGAGGGAG GCTTCAATTCCACGCAAGATCGATCGATCGGCCCCAACGCCAGAACCGGAGACTGTAGAAGAGCCGCCCGTGTCGCCCGCAAATGCTGCCCCTGCGACACAGTCAACTCCACCACCCGCACCATATTACAAGGAACCCCTGTACCCAGCTACGCCCCGAGAGTTCCACAGTCGGCCTCTGACACGCAGTGGCTGCCGCAACCTCCAGGACTCCACCTTCAGCCTCTCTG
- the LOC126539200 gene encoding dihydropyrimidinase-like isoform X2 yields MSAQTRLLIKGGKVVNDDMMADADVFIEDGVIKQVGKDLSVPAGTRTIEANGMYVMPGGIDCHVHFEFFFMGTRTADDFYTGSKAALAGGTTMIVDFVTKKSPSMSLLEAYEDYRSRADERICCDYGLSVILDDYNENVLREMETLTKEKGVNAFKMFMAYKGTLMMEDHKLIQALKACSKLGALARIHAENGDIIYENQSKLLCMEVTGPEGHLYSREEEVEAEATHRAIVLANQVNCPLYVVHVMSKSAAEVILRKRAQGCVVFGEPITAGLGTDGSHYFNRCWKHAAAHVLSPPLRPDPSTRGYLMDLLASGELQTTGSDHCTFTTTQKSIGQDDFTRIPNGVNGVEERMGVVWENGVNTGKLDPCKFVAVTSANAAKIFNIYPRKGRIQAGSDADVVIWDPEKEHVFSAQTHQSASDFNILEGFRCRGAPVFVISQGRVVVENGEVHAAKGVGKFIPMAPNCSYVYSAVRQREASIPRKIDRSAPTPEPETVEEPPVSPANAAPATQSTPPPAPYYKEPLYPATPREFHSRPLTRSGCRNLQDSTFSLSGAQIDDDKGSRAAIRVHNPPGGRSSGIW; encoded by the exons AGTGCACAGACAAGGTTGCTGATCAAGGGCGGCAAGGTTGTCAACGATGACATGATGGCCGATGCTGACGTCTTCATTGAAGATGGCGTCATTAA GCAGGTGGGCAAGGACCTGTCCGTGCCTGCTGGGACTCGTACTATAGAAGCCAATGGGATGTACGTCATGCCAG GTGGCATCGACTGCCATGTCCACTTCGAATTCTTCTTCATGGGAACACGCACTGCCGATGACTTCTACACAGGCAGCAAGGCAGCACTTGCCGGAGGAACCACCATGATTG TCGACTTTGTCACCAAGAAGTCTCCCAGTATGAGCCTGCTTGAAGCCTACGAAGATTACCGAAGCAGGGCTGACGAGCGCATCTGCTGCGACTATGGCCTTTCGGTTATCCTCGATGACTATAACGAGAATGTCCTCAGGGAGATGGAAACACTGACCAAGGAGAAAG GCGTGAATGCCTTCAAGATGTTCATGGCCTACAAAGGTACACTCATGATGGAGGATCACAAGCTCATCCAGGCACTCAAGGCGTGTAGCAAACTGGGAGCACTGGCTCGCATCCATGCCGAGAACGGCGACATTATTTACGAG aaccaaAGCAAGCTGCTTTGCATGGAGGTTACTGGTCCAGAAGGCCATCTCTACAGCCGAGAAGAAGAG GTGgaggctgaggcaacacaccgGGCTATTGTGCTGGCCAACCAGGTGAACTGCCCGCTGTACGTGGTGCACGTCATGAGCAAAAGCGCCGCCGAGGTGATTCTGCGGAAGCGCGCTCAAGGCTGCGTAGTGTTCGGCGAGCCCATTACAGCGGGCCTGGGCACTGATGGCAGCCACTACTTCAATCGATGTTGGAAGCACGCAGCCGCGCACGTCCTGTCGCCCCCTCTGCGGCCTGATCCGTCCACCCGAGGTTACCTCATGGACCTGCTCGCCAG TGGAGAGCTGCAGACGACTGGTTCAGACCACTGCACCTTCACTACCACCCAGAAGTCGATCGGTCAGGACGACTTCACCCGCATTCCAAATGGAGTCAACGGCGTTGAAGAACGAATGGGTGTTGTGTGGGAGAATGGAGTG AACACCGGAAAGTTGGATCCCTGCAAATTTGTGGCCGTCACCAGTGCCAATGCTGCAAAGATCTTCAACATCTATCCGCGGAAG GGCAGAATCCAGGCTGGTTCTGATGCAGACGTTGTGATCTGGGACCCCGAAAAGGAGCACGTCTTCTCGGCCCAGACTCACCAGTCTGCCAGTGACTTCAACATTCTCGAGGGATTCCGGTGCCGAGGTGCTCCGGTTTTCGTCATATCTCAGGGGCGAGTCGTCGTTGAAAATGGAGAAGTGCATGCTGCCAAGGGCGTCGGCAAGTTCATCCCGATGGCGCCCAACTGCAGCTACGTCTATTCAGCTGTCCGGCAGAGGGAG GCTTCAATTCCACGCAAGATCGATCGATCGGCCCCAACGCCAGAACCGGAGACTGTAGAAGAGCCGCCCGTGTCGCCCGCAAATGCTGCCCCTGCGACACAGTCAACTCCACCACCCGCACCATATTACAAGGAACCCCTGTACCCAGCTACGCCCCGAGAGTTCCACAGTCGGCCTCTGACACGCAGTGGCTGCCGCAACCTCCAGGACTCCACCTTCAGCCTCTCTG